The proteins below come from a single Candidatus Tectomicrobia bacterium genomic window:
- a CDS encoding ATP-binding cassette domain-containing protein, with the protein MPPVEPSLPEQEYEVEGEGLAKSYGSVKAVDGVSLRIRRGECYGILGPNGAGKTTTIKMICGYAIPDAGSLRVFGIDAVADSRRVRERMGIVPQESTLDSELTVYENLWVYAGYFGLSRKESRPRIEELLEFFQLREKWDAQIKALSGGMKRRLLIARALIHRPRLLVLDEPTTGLDPQARHLVWNRLRELRRQGLSILLTTHYMEEAAQLCDRIGVMDEGRYLVEGAPIDLVRERVGEEVIELRGVDEGPVLRALDGLPFKPERVGDTLYLYCRDGRVMDRLIGAGRRDFLRRPATLEDLFLHLTGRELRE; encoded by the coding sequence CTGCCGCCGGTGGAGCCGAGTTTGCCGGAGCAAGAATACGAGGTCGAGGGCGAGGGCCTGGCCAAGTCCTACGGCTCCGTCAAGGCGGTGGACGGCGTGAGCCTGCGGATCCGGCGGGGGGAGTGCTACGGAATCCTCGGCCCCAACGGCGCGGGCAAGACGACGACCATCAAGATGATCTGCGGCTATGCCATCCCGGACGCGGGCAGCCTGCGCGTCTTCGGCATCGACGCCGTCGCCGACAGCCGCCGCGTCCGCGAGCGAATGGGCATCGTCCCCCAGGAAAGCACCCTCGACAGCGAGCTGACCGTGTACGAGAACCTCTGGGTGTACGCGGGATACTTCGGCCTCTCCCGGAAGGAGTCCCGCCCCCGCATCGAGGAGCTGCTCGAATTCTTCCAGCTCCGGGAGAAGTGGGACGCCCAGATCAAGGCGCTCTCGGGGGGCATGAAGCGCCGGCTCCTCATCGCCCGGGCGCTCATCCACCGCCCCCGGCTCCTCGTCCTCGACGAGCCGACCACGGGCCTGGACCCCCAGGCGCGCCACCTCGTGTGGAACCGCCTGCGCGAGTTGCGGCGCCAGGGGCTGAGCATCCTCTTGACGACGCACTACATGGAGGAGGCAGCCCAGCTCTGCGACCGCATCGGGGTGATGGACGAGGGCAGGTATCTCGTGGAGGGCGCGCCCATCGACCTCGTGCGCGAGCGGGTGGGGGAGGAGGTCATCGAGCTTCGCGGTGTGGATGAGGGGCCGGTCCTCCGGGCGCTGGACGGGCTTCCCTTCAAGCCCGAGCGGGTAGGGGACACGCTCTACCTCTATTGCCGGGACGGACGGGTGATGGACCGCCTCATCGGCGCGGGGCGGCGGGACTTCCTCCGGCGGCCCGCGACGCTGGAGGATCTCTTCCTCCACCTCACGGGCCGGGAATTGCGCGAATGA
- a CDS encoding DUF3465 domain-containing protein yields MGAGSPASGAASAAPPPAEAPARPGLSVRGAFEGHRSGVWLRARGVVSRLLRDDLEGQRHQRFVLRLADGLTVLVSHNITVAPRVPAGKGDEVEVYGRYEWNKRGGVIHWTHRDPKGRREGGWIRHKGEVYR; encoded by the coding sequence CTGGGCGCCGGGAGCCCGGCCTCCGGGGCCGCCTCCGCCGCGCCGCCGCCGGCCGAGGCCCCGGCCCGGCCGGGCCTCTCCGTCCGTGGGGCCTTCGAGGGGCACCGCTCGGGTGTCTGGCTGAGGGCGCGGGGGGTGGTGAGCCGGCTCCTCCGCGACGACCTGGAGGGCCAGCGCCACCAGCGCTTCGTCCTCCGCCTCGCGGACGGCCTGACGGTGCTCGTCTCCCACAACATCACCGTGGCCCCGCGCGTCCCGGCCGGGAAGGGGGACGAGGTGGAGGTCTACGGCCGCTATGAGTGGAACAAGCGCGGCGGGGTCATCCACTGGACCCACCGCGACCCCAAGGGCCGGCGCGAGGGCGGGTGGATCAGGCACAAGGGGGAGGTGTACCGGTAA
- a CDS encoding ABC transporter permease, with the protein MSEFLQHAPSHRAVRVWIRHLVMYRSWFIAEWAGSLTEHALYLLAFGYGLGRFVPDMGGMAYAQFIGPGLVVSIAMWSASYESTYGAYSRMRLQHIYEGMLSAPLTIGDVVLGDLLWCASRSLIGAVLMLIVLSAFGLVGSPWAAAVLPVVFIEALMFAGLGLIATALAPSHSFFNFHYSLIVMPMFFFAGTFFPLQGLPAWMQTVSELMPLTHAVILARGLIVYGHAPDALWHLFMLSVFTLGFLAVACGLVGRRMLD; encoded by the coding sequence ATGAGCGAATTCCTCCAGCACGCCCCCAGCCACCGCGCGGTGCGGGTGTGGATCCGGCACCTGGTGATGTACCGCTCCTGGTTCATCGCCGAGTGGGCGGGCAGCCTCACCGAGCACGCCCTATACCTCCTGGCCTTCGGCTACGGGCTCGGCCGCTTCGTTCCCGACATGGGGGGGATGGCCTACGCCCAGTTCATCGGGCCGGGGCTGGTGGTCTCGATCGCCATGTGGTCGGCCTCCTACGAGTCCACCTACGGGGCCTACTCCCGCATGCGGCTTCAGCACATCTACGAGGGGATGCTCTCGGCCCCCCTCACCATCGGGGACGTGGTGCTGGGCGATCTTCTCTGGTGCGCCTCGCGCTCCCTCATCGGAGCGGTCCTGATGCTGATCGTCCTCTCGGCGTTCGGGCTGGTGGGCTCCCCCTGGGCGGCCGCCGTGCTGCCGGTGGTGTTCATCGAGGCCCTCATGTTCGCCGGGCTGGGCCTCATCGCCACCGCCCTGGCCCCAAGCCACTCCTTCTTCAACTTCCACTACTCCCTCATCGTCATGCCCATGTTCTTCTTCGCCGGGACCTTCTTTCCTCTTCAGGGGCTCCCGGCCTGGATGCAGACCGTCTCGGAGCTGATGCCCCTGACCCACGCCGTGATCCTCGCCCGGGGGCTGATCGTGTACGGGCACGCGCCGGACGCCCTCTGGCACCTCTTCATGCTGAGCGTCTTCACCCTGGGGTTCCTGGCGGTGGCCTGCGGGCTGGTGGGCCGCCGGATGCTGGACTGA
- a CDS encoding trypsin-like peptidase domain-containing protein, translated as MTRAARRTAAAILLAASLAAAPSAWAAPRDRDGRRTPVVQAVERAAPAVVNISALQIREVANPFSPYRNPRADEFFREFFGRTPSYRPERSLGSGVIIRPDGFILTNEHVVSRASEIRVSLAGREALPARLIGADPENDLAVIKIDVREPLPHLPLGRSDDLMIGETVIAIGNPFGLAHTVTTGVVSALGRTLDDGRDKTRRHPADFIQTDASINPGNSGGPLLNIYGELIGINTAIFSNAQGIGFAIPIDRAHRIVSDLITFGKVRRSWVGMVVRDLMPRMAGQMGFPQPHGAIATQVLADSPAQRAGIRAGDILLAFGGKDVGSREDYLNELAGYTVGSRVPLRLWRQGKAIETQVTLAPIPAALAEEIAWNWLGLRAAPIGPDAIQRFRLGTRQGMVITEVLPGGPSEGIGIRPGDVIRRINAQETADPETFREALVRARELPRVQLLIQRRQQGYNVTLEP; from the coding sequence ATGACCCGAGCCGCCCGCCGTACCGCCGCCGCGATCCTCCTGGCCGCCTCCCTGGCGGCGGCGCCCTCCGCGTGGGCCGCTCCCCGGGACCGCGACGGCCGCCGCACCCCCGTCGTCCAGGCCGTGGAGCGCGCGGCCCCCGCCGTGGTGAACATCAGCGCGCTGCAGATCCGCGAGGTGGCCAACCCCTTCTCGCCCTACCGGAATCCCCGGGCGGATGAGTTCTTCCGCGAGTTCTTCGGCAGGACACCTTCCTACCGCCCCGAGCGCAGCCTGGGCTCGGGGGTGATCATCCGGCCCGACGGCTTCATCCTCACGAACGAGCACGTCGTCTCCCGCGCGAGCGAGATCCGCGTCTCCCTCGCCGGCCGCGAGGCCCTGCCCGCGCGGCTCATCGGCGCCGACCCCGAGAACGACCTTGCCGTCATCAAGATCGACGTCCGCGAGCCCCTGCCCCACCTGCCGCTGGGCCGCTCGGACGACCTCATGATCGGCGAAACCGTGATCGCCATCGGCAACCCCTTCGGACTCGCCCACACCGTCACCACGGGCGTGGTGAGCGCCCTCGGCCGCACGCTGGACGACGGGCGGGATAAGACCCGGCGCCACCCGGCCGACTTCATCCAGACGGACGCCTCGATCAACCCCGGCAACTCGGGCGGGCCCCTGCTCAACATCTACGGGGAGCTGATCGGCATCAACACGGCCATCTTCAGCAACGCCCAGGGGATCGGCTTCGCCATCCCCATCGACCGCGCCCACCGCATCGTGAGCGACCTCATCACGTTCGGGAAGGTGCGCAGGAGCTGGGTGGGGATGGTGGTCCGCGACCTCATGCCCCGCATGGCGGGCCAGATGGGCTTTCCCCAGCCGCACGGGGCCATCGCCACGCAGGTGCTGGCCGACAGCCCGGCCCAGCGGGCGGGCATCCGCGCGGGCGACATCCTCCTCGCCTTCGGCGGGAAGGACGTGGGCTCGCGCGAGGACTACCTGAACGAGCTGGCCGGCTATACCGTGGGCTCCCGGGTGCCTCTCCGGCTCTGGCGCCAAGGGAAGGCAATCGAGACCCAGGTCACCCTCGCGCCCATTCCCGCCGCCCTGGCCGAGGAGATCGCCTGGAACTGGCTGGGCCTTCGGGCCGCGCCCATCGGCCCCGACGCCATCCAGCGCTTCCGGCTGGGCACGCGACAAGGGATGGTCATCACCGAGGTGCTCCCCGGAGGGCCGTCCGAGGGCATCGGCATCCGGCCCGGGGACGTCATCCGCCGCATCAACGCCCAGGAAACCGCCGACCCCGAAACCTTCCGCGAGGCGCTCGTGCGGGCGCGCGAGCTGCCCCGCGTCCAACTCCTCATCCAGCGCCGCCAGCAGGGCTACAACGTCACGCTGGAACCGTAG
- a CDS encoding glutamate dehydrogenase produces MPEESGEHVSIFETANAQFDRAAQVIELDGEMQALLKNPFREMQVEIPLRRDNGALSLYRGYRVQFNGARGPFKGGIRYHQDVDMDEVRGLAALMTWKTALVNIPFGGGKGGVNVNVKELNRFENERLTRKFISRIGHILGPYRDIPAPDMNTNAQVMAWIMDEYSGRHGYSPAAVTGKPLALGGSAGREAATGRGVVMVFEEIARREGWDPKQMTAAVQGFGNVGSYASRFLSEIGIKVQAISDVSGAYFSQKGVDISRAWNHNARHGSLEGFAEGDKISNEELLALKVDVLVPAALGGVLNKETAGRVKARIVLEAANAPVTEAGEKILEANGACLIPDILANAGGVTVSYFEWVQNIQQFTWDEDRVNSELGKIMNRTAAQVWELAKQRNVSMRTAAFMIAIERVAEAERLRGI; encoded by the coding sequence ATGCCGGAGGAGAGCGGGGAGCACGTCAGCATCTTCGAAACGGCGAACGCCCAGTTTGACCGCGCCGCCCAGGTGATCGAGCTCGACGGGGAGATGCAGGCTCTCCTCAAGAACCCCTTCCGCGAAATGCAGGTCGAGATCCCCCTCCGCCGCGACAACGGTGCGCTCTCCCTCTACCGGGGCTACCGCGTCCAGTTCAACGGCGCCCGCGGGCCCTTCAAGGGAGGCATCCGCTACCACCAGGACGTGGACATGGACGAGGTCCGGGGCCTGGCGGCCCTGATGACCTGGAAGACCGCCCTCGTCAACATCCCCTTCGGGGGAGGCAAGGGGGGCGTCAACGTCAACGTGAAGGAGCTGAACCGCTTCGAGAACGAGCGGCTGACGCGCAAGTTCATCTCGCGCATCGGGCATATCCTGGGCCCGTACCGCGACATCCCGGCCCCGGACATGAACACGAACGCCCAGGTCATGGCCTGGATCATGGACGAGTACAGCGGCCGCCACGGCTACAGCCCGGCGGCCGTCACCGGCAAGCCGCTCGCCCTCGGCGGCTCCGCCGGGCGCGAGGCGGCCACCGGCCGGGGCGTGGTGATGGTGTTCGAGGAGATCGCCCGGCGCGAGGGCTGGGACCCCAAGCAGATGACAGCGGCCGTCCAGGGCTTCGGCAACGTCGGAAGCTACGCCTCGCGCTTCCTGTCGGAGATCGGGATTAAGGTCCAGGCCATCTCCGACGTGTCGGGCGCCTATTTCTCCCAGAAGGGCGTCGACATCTCCCGCGCCTGGAACCACAACGCGCGCCACGGCAGCCTCGAGGGTTTCGCGGAGGGAGACAAGATTTCGAACGAAGAGCTCCTCGCCCTCAAGGTGGACGTGCTGGTGCCGGCCGCGCTGGGCGGCGTGCTCAACAAGGAAACCGCGGGCCGGGTGAAGGCGCGCATCGTGCTCGAGGCCGCGAACGCCCCCGTGACGGAAGCGGGCGAGAAAATCCTCGAGGCGAACGGAGCCTGCCTCATCCCGGACATCCTGGCCAACGCGGGCGGTGTGACGGTCTCCTATTTCGAGTGGGTGCAGAACATCCAGCAGTTCACCTGGGACGAAGACCGCGTGAACTCCGAGCTGGGAAAGATCATGAACCGGACGGCCGCCCAGGTGTGGGAACTGGCGAAGCAGCGGAATGTCTCGATGCGCACGGCCGCCTTCATGATCGCCATCGAGCGGGTCGCGGAGGCCGAGCGCCTGCGGGGAATCTAA
- a CDS encoding deoxyguanosinetriphosphate triphosphohydrolase, translated as MIERREAELLAPYAAHSAASLGRAHPEPEHAMRTAFQRDRDRIIHTTAFRRLEYKTQVFVNHEGDHFRTRLTHTVEVSQIARSIARALRLNEELAEAVALGHDLGHPPFGHAGETVLDGLMEGHGGFEHNLQALRIVERLERRYPAFPGLNLTWETREGIIKYLPRYKGPMPAGLSNGTAPSLEAQVVDAADEIAYNNHDLDDGLSFRLFAPEDAAECSLWGEHHRAARRDYPGASPREIKHETIRRIINAQVTDLVLATRGRAEALGLRDLADVRGRGHGAAGFSPAMEERNQELKRFLMERMYRNERVRRLEASARKVLTDLFNAYLGDPSRMPAHVARREAEDGRPRMVCDYVSGMTDRYAYQQHKRMFGEDLALEG; from the coding sequence ATGATCGAGCGGCGCGAGGCGGAGCTCCTGGCCCCCTACGCCGCGCACAGCGCCGCGAGCCTGGGGCGGGCCCACCCCGAGCCCGAGCACGCCATGCGGACCGCCTTCCAGCGCGACCGCGACCGAATCATCCACACCACCGCCTTCCGGCGGCTCGAGTACAAGACCCAGGTCTTCGTGAACCACGAGGGCGACCACTTCCGCACCCGGCTCACCCACACCGTCGAGGTCAGCCAGATCGCGCGCTCCATCGCCCGGGCGCTCCGCCTGAACGAGGAGCTGGCCGAGGCGGTGGCGCTGGGCCACGACCTGGGCCATCCACCCTTCGGCCACGCGGGCGAGACGGTGCTGGACGGCCTCATGGAGGGCCATGGGGGCTTCGAGCACAACCTCCAGGCCCTCCGCATCGTGGAGCGCCTGGAGCGGCGCTACCCGGCCTTCCCGGGCCTCAACCTCACCTGGGAGACGCGGGAGGGAATCATCAAGTACCTCCCCCGCTACAAGGGGCCCATGCCCGCCGGGCTCTCGAACGGCACCGCGCCTAGCCTGGAGGCCCAGGTGGTGGATGCGGCGGACGAGATCGCCTACAACAACCACGACCTGGACGACGGCCTCTCATTCCGCCTGTTCGCCCCTGAGGACGCCGCCGAGTGCTCTCTCTGGGGCGAGCACCACCGGGCCGCGCGGCGGGATTATCCCGGTGCCTCCCCCCGCGAGATCAAGCACGAAACCATCCGGCGCATCATCAACGCCCAGGTGACGGACCTCGTCCTCGCCACGCGCGGGCGGGCCGAGGCGCTGGGTCTGCGCGATCTGGCCGACGTGCGCGGGCGGGGCCACGGCGCGGCGGGCTTCAGCCCCGCGATGGAGGAGCGCAACCAGGAGCTCAAGCGCTTCCTCATGGAGCGGATGTACCGCAACGAGCGGGTGCGGCGGCTCGAGGCGAGCGCCCGCAAGGTGCTCACGGATCTCTTCAACGCCTACCTCGGCGACCCCTCCCGCATGCCCGCGCACGTCGCCCGCCGCGAGGCGGAGGACGGCCGGCCGCGCATGGTGTGCGACTACGTCTCCGGGATGACCGACCGCTACGCCTACCAACAGCACAAGCGCATGTTCGGCGAGGACCTGGCGCTGGAGGGGTAG
- the fsa gene encoding fructose-6-phosphate aldolase has translation MKIFIDTANLQEIKEAAATGVIDGVTTNPTLIAKEGADIHTRIREICEVVNGPVSAEVVATKWEEMVEEGRELAAIHDNVVVKVPIGLDGLKAVKKLREENISTNVTLIFNPAQALLAAKAGASFVSPFVGRLDDITSPGMDMAADIVRIFQNYDFATQVLVASVRHPMHVLEAARMGADVATCPFGVIGQLLKHPLTDIGLEKFLADWRRASELR, from the coding sequence ATGAAGATTTTCATCGACACGGCCAACCTGCAGGAAATCAAGGAAGCCGCCGCGACCGGCGTCATCGACGGCGTCACCACCAACCCGACCCTCATCGCGAAGGAAGGGGCCGACATCCACACCCGCATCCGCGAGATCTGCGAGGTGGTGAACGGGCCGGTGAGCGCCGAGGTGGTGGCCACGAAATGGGAGGAGATGGTCGAGGAGGGGCGCGAACTGGCGGCCATCCACGACAACGTGGTGGTCAAGGTGCCCATCGGCCTGGACGGGCTCAAGGCGGTCAAGAAGCTCCGGGAGGAGAACATTTCGACCAACGTGACGCTGATCTTCAACCCCGCCCAGGCCCTCCTGGCGGCGAAGGCCGGCGCCTCGTTCGTGAGCCCCTTCGTGGGGCGCCTCGACGACATCACCAGCCCGGGCATGGACATGGCGGCGGACATCGTCCGCATCTTCCAGAACTACGATTTCGCCACCCAGGTCCTCGTGGCGAGCGTGCGCCACCCGATGCACGTGCTCGAGGCGGCGCGCATGGGAGCGGACGTGGCGACCTGCCCCTTCGGCGTCATCGGGCAGCTCCTCAAGCATCCCCTGACCGACATCGGTCTGGAAAAATTCCTGGCGGATTGGCGGCGGGCCAGCGAGCTCCGCTGA
- a CDS encoding DNA-3-methyladenine glycosylase 2 family protein, with amino-acid sequence MASELRRLLGVEGHFRFHETVARFLMAREERVNLYDGRVFRRAVEDGAGGLFLLEAEAGGEGPQASVVMRLRSPGGLPRGAARAGERALAHLLAFDLDLAPFNAMAREDRHLAPLVERFEGLKPVRYLGMFEALVTAISTQQVNMTFGAVIRGRLTERYGGSLRLGEAVFHAFPPPAAVARAKPDELRRLQFSERKAEYVIGAARAIEEGAIDEAELRRLPFEEAVERLRALRGVGRWTAEQGLFRGLGRVEAFPGGDLGVQKVVAHYCLGREWAEEKEVRRVAERWAPWGGIAVTYLFAAWRAGVPPLPPARRPPRPARKRQEARP; translated from the coding sequence GTGGCCTCGGAGCTGCGCCGCCTGCTCGGGGTGGAAGGGCACTTCCGCTTCCACGAAACCGTCGCCCGCTTCCTGATGGCGCGCGAGGAGCGCGTGAACCTCTATGACGGCCGCGTCTTCCGCCGCGCGGTGGAGGACGGAGCGGGAGGCCTCTTCCTTCTGGAGGCCGAGGCCGGGGGGGAGGGTCCTCAGGCGTCCGTCGTCATGCGGCTCCGCTCCCCGGGGGGGCTCCCGCGGGGGGCGGCCCGGGCGGGGGAGCGGGCCCTCGCCCATCTTCTCGCCTTCGATCTGGACCTCGCCCCCTTCAACGCCATGGCCCGGGAAGACCGCCACCTCGCCCCTCTCGTGGAGCGGTTCGAGGGCTTGAAGCCCGTCCGCTACCTCGGGATGTTCGAGGCGCTCGTGACGGCCATCTCGACCCAGCAGGTGAACATGACTTTCGGCGCCGTCATCCGGGGGCGGCTGACGGAGCGCTACGGCGGATCGTTGCGCCTGGGGGAGGCGGTGTTCCACGCCTTCCCGCCGCCCGCCGCCGTGGCCCGCGCCAAGCCCGACGAGCTCCGCCGATTGCAATTCTCGGAACGGAAGGCGGAGTATGTCATCGGCGCAGCCCGCGCGATCGAGGAAGGCGCGATCGACGAGGCGGAGCTGCGCCGCCTCCCCTTCGAGGAGGCCGTGGAGCGGTTGAGGGCGCTGCGGGGCGTGGGCCGCTGGACGGCCGAGCAGGGCCTCTTCCGGGGGCTGGGCCGGGTGGAGGCCTTCCCGGGCGGGGACCTCGGGGTGCAGAAGGTGGTGGCGCATTACTGCCTGGGGCGCGAATGGGCGGAGGAGAAGGAGGTCCGCCGCGTGGCGGAACGGTGGGCCCCCTGGGGAGGGATCGCGGTGACCTATCTGTTCGCCGCCTGGCGCGCGGGCGTCCCGCCCCTCCCGCCGGCCCGGCGCCCGCCGCGCCCCGCGCGGAAGCGGCAGGAGGCCCGGCCGTGA
- a CDS encoding class I SAM-dependent methyltransferase produces the protein MAPDAAPWYASGFDEHYPLMQTFEEAWTEVQAASVEVLLDLPPGARILDLCCGYGRHSRAWGRNGHWTAGLDLSAPLLRRARDEEPGGRWARGDMRRLPFAAGAFDAAAILFSSFGYFDTRAEDLASLQEIHRILRPGGGVYLELRNPDHLRHHVPPDDAVTIQGVWVAESSRIAPSSEGDRYEIRRHIRAPGQPERRYFYSMRLYRPGEIRDALLAAGFADIALYGDFQGSPASPALSRLIATAQKAGDP, from the coding sequence ATGGCACCAGACGCCGCACCATGGTACGCCTCCGGCTTCGATGAGCACTACCCCCTCATGCAGACCTTCGAGGAGGCCTGGACGGAGGTCCAGGCGGCTTCGGTGGAGGTCCTGCTGGACCTCCCGCCCGGGGCCCGCATCCTCGACCTGTGCTGCGGCTACGGGCGCCACAGCCGGGCCTGGGGGCGGAACGGCCACTGGACGGCGGGGCTCGACCTCAGCGCCCCCCTCCTCAGGCGGGCCCGCGACGAAGAGCCCGGGGGCCGGTGGGCGCGCGGCGACATGCGCCGGCTCCCCTTCGCGGCGGGCGCCTTCGACGCCGCCGCCATCTTGTTCAGCTCCTTCGGCTACTTCGATACCCGGGCCGAGGACCTGGCCTCTCTCCAGGAGATCCACCGCATCCTCCGGCCCGGAGGGGGCGTCTACCTCGAGCTGCGCAACCCGGACCATCTCCGGCACCACGTCCCCCCGGACGACGCGGTGACCATCCAGGGGGTATGGGTGGCCGAGTCGAGCCGCATCGCCCCCTCCTCCGAGGGCGACCGCTACGAGATCCGCCGCCACATTCGCGCCCCCGGTCAGCCCGAGCGCCGTTACTTCTACTCTATGCGCCTTTACCGGCCCGGGGAAATTCGGGACGCCCTCCTGGCGGCGGGCTTCGCGGACATCGCCCTCTACGGAGATTTCCAGGGCTCTCCCGCCTCCCCGGCCCTCTCGCGGCTCATCGCCACGGCGCAAAAGGCGGGAGATCCCTGA
- a CDS encoding zinc ribbon domain-containing protein, with translation MPMYEFICGECETDFEKLVASAEAASSVECPSCGSKKVHKKLSVFARTAAGTGPSGYSSGFSGGGHCCGGSCSCH, from the coding sequence GTGCCCATGTACGAATTCATCTGCGGCGAATGCGAGACCGATTTCGAGAAGCTCGTGGCCTCGGCCGAGGCGGCTTCCTCGGTGGAGTGCCCCTCCTGCGGGTCCAAGAAGGTGCACAAGAAACTCTCCGTCTTCGCGAGGACGGCGGCGGGCACTGGCCCCTCGGGCTATTCGAGCGGTTTCTCGGGCGGCGGCCACTGCTGCGGCGGCTCCTGCTCCTGCCACTGA
- a CDS encoding trypsin-like peptidase domain-containing protein has protein sequence MLKILPALLIAASLAVPAALPARAATSTLTFGDRTIVEAVKRLEPSVVHIRVKPREEAGLGIFGPGQKKGGPFRDFEDLGSGQYSVGSGIVIGEEGYILTNHHVIKDGKEVLVKLHSGEELAASIAGVDEKSDLALLKVTHTAPLKAAILGNSDRVEVGEWVLAVGSPFGLSRSVSVGVISALHRNLGEGPYDDYLQTDASINPGNSGGPLANSQGEVIGINTAIFSKGRQPASLGLGFAIPINQAKAVIDDLRHKGYPVRGRMGASLTAVPPEEAKKLGLPFQRGAKLAEVVRGGPADAAGLQRGDVIVSFGGLEVITWESLSRMVARARPGNAVEVKYYRGGELKAARIKIGASPEAPVLVKANSKDPLGMKIEPITPALAQRFGLKENQGIVITAVHRDGPAQMGGVAVGDQIVEVNHRPVRTLDDFRALAGKPGKEGVVLLLLKRKGTNIFAALRAQ, from the coding sequence ATGCTCAAGATTTTGCCAGCTCTTCTCATTGCGGCATCGCTCGCCGTCCCGGCCGCTCTCCCGGCCCGCGCCGCCACCTCCACCCTCACTTTCGGGGACCGCACCATCGTCGAGGCGGTCAAGCGGCTCGAGCCCTCGGTCGTCCACATCCGGGTGAAACCCAGGGAAGAGGCGGGCCTCGGGATCTTCGGCCCCGGGCAGAAGAAGGGAGGCCCCTTCCGGGATTTCGAGGACCTCGGTTCCGGCCAGTACAGCGTGGGGTCCGGAATCGTGATCGGGGAGGAGGGCTACATCCTCACCAACCACCACGTCATCAAGGACGGCAAGGAAGTCCTCGTGAAACTCCATTCGGGGGAAGAACTCGCGGCCAGCATCGCCGGCGTGGACGAAAAATCGGATCTGGCCCTCCTCAAGGTGACGCATACGGCCCCGCTCAAGGCCGCCATCCTCGGCAACTCGGATCGCGTGGAGGTGGGCGAGTGGGTTCTGGCCGTCGGCAGCCCCTTCGGCCTCTCCCGCTCCGTCTCGGTGGGCGTCATCAGCGCCCTCCACCGCAACCTGGGGGAAGGCCCCTACGACGACTACCTGCAGACCGACGCCTCCATCAATCCCGGCAACTCCGGCGGGCCGCTGGCCAACAGCCAGGGAGAGGTGATCGGCATCAACACCGCCATCTTTTCCAAGGGAAGGCAGCCCGCGAGCCTGGGGCTCGGCTTCGCCATTCCGATCAACCAGGCCAAGGCCGTCATCGACGACCTCCGGCACAAGGGCTACCCGGTCCGCGGCCGCATGGGCGCCTCCCTCACCGCCGTCCCCCCCGAGGAGGCCAAGAAACTGGGGCTCCCCTTCCAGCGGGGGGCCAAGCTCGCCGAGGTGGTGCGCGGGGGGCCGGCGGATGCCGCGGGGCTCCAGCGCGGCGACGTGATCGTCTCCTTCGGCGGGCTCGAGGTCATCACCTGGGAGTCCCTCTCCCGCATGGTGGCGCGGGCCCGCCCGGGGAACGCGGTGGAGGTGAAGTACTACCGCGGCGGCGAGCTGAAGGCGGCCCGCATCAAGATCGGGGCGAGCCCCGAGGCGCCCGTCCTCGTAAAGGCCAACTCCAAGGACCCCCTCGGCATGAAGATCGAGCCCATCACCCCGGCGCTCGCCCAGAGGTTCGGCCTCAAGGAGAACCAGGGGATCGTCATCACGGCCGTCCACCGGGACGGCCCGGCCCAAATGGGCGGCGTGGCCGTGGGCGACCAGATCGTGGAGGTGAACCACCGGCCGGTGCGCACCCTGGACGACTTCCGCGCCCTGGCCGGGAAGCCGGGCAAGGAGGGCGTCGTCCTCCTCCTCCTCAAGCGAAAAGGCACCAACATCTTCGCCGCCCTGCGAGCCCAATGA